The genomic DNA AAACGGAATTTCTCGGTTCCACCAATCATCCGTATCGTAATTATTGTATCCGAAAGCATCATCCATATTTCGGAAGAACCCATTGAATATTGTTGTCGTTCCCACTACTCCTTTAACCACTTCATGCACACTTGCAGCATCCAATTTCGAGAACACACATATTCCCTGGCAGTTACCACACAAGCCTGGATATCTCATGTTCCTATATGGCAGACATGTTTTCCAATTTGCATACCAGGTTCGTACGCCACCAGCATTCCAAGGTCCCGCCGTATCCCAACTCGGCTCTTTTTCAGTGCTTATTGAACCGCTGGGACAGGTGTCAGCACACTTCATGCAGGTTTCGCAGAACTTGAAGGCTCCGAAATCAATCGGCTTTTCATTCGGCACCGGCAAATCGGTGAGCAACATATTTGGTACCCGCCCGACCATCCCATACACCGGATGAATCATAATATTTGCACGCCCCAGCTCACCCTGACCACCCAGTACTGCAAATCCATTCACGTGTCCTGGGTTACTCCCTACGCCGGTATACCCTAGGGTACGCACAAAGGTCATAACCCGCCCCTGCAAAAAGTTCAATTCTGAATAAGCTTTAGCGACTGCCGCCCCACCAATATAGCTATCCCAGCTTTGGCCCACTTTATTTGAATAAAGGTTCTGGACAACGAGATAACTTATAACGTATTTACACTTCTTGGGAATAACGTACTTTTCCGGAGTAGCATAAGGCTGTTCAACATCCTCAAAAACATAGGGCCGACCGCCGCTGTCGTTGGCATAAATCAATTTCAAGGTATTGTCGTCAAGTTCTTGAAAGGATACATGCGCTGCTCCAAAATAATGAAATGCAGCTCTAATCATCCTCGCATTTTCTTCCGCGGAACCCTGATGCTTTGGAATTCCCACTTCCTGTGGTGTTTGAAAACCGCCTGGTAAGACTACCGGGAAATTTGAATCAGTAAAAAAACTATAGTAGCGATGAGCTTCGTGAATCCAACCCCATTGGGAACCCAATGCTATTCCCAAATCTTTCAGTTCAGCGCCTTTTTTGCCTGATTTTGCGTAGTCGATCATGCTGGCACGTTGTTCAGCCGCCCACTTTGCGGCAACATTCGGATACCCCTCAGCGCCCTCGGTATCTGCACCAGGATTGTATTGCTTCCTCAGGTCATACCTGGACATGGCGCTCCAGTCAATTTCTGCCGTAGGTGTATCCTTCTGTTTAACATACCACGGCAGCTTGTGACCGGCCTTTTGACTCGCCGCCAACTCATCTAAATCATGAAAAGATGGACCGACCGCTGAAGCGACTCCTAACCCAACACCCGTTACACCGAGTGCTTTCATGAAATCCCTCCGGGAAACTGTGTTGTGGAATTGAGACATGAACTTCACTCCTAAAAATAAAGAATGGTCATATATTACCATCTGAATACTTATCTGACATCGTACTAATAGCCTAATCATATATAGTCCTTTGGTATACTTTTATATACTTCTGTATATATACTTTCGTATATATACCTTATATACTAAATGCTTAGTCAAACTAGTCCTTTAGTACGATGTTATTTTTCGCAACTTAGCGCATAATTCCTCTCGTACCATCCATCATCTTGATGAAAACAGGAGGGCCTTTGGTTTTTGACCTCCGGGAGAGACCGGA from Dehalogenimonas sp. W includes the following:
- a CDS encoding reductive dehalogenase — encoded protein: MIRLLVRCQISIQMVIYDHSLFLGVKFMSQFHNTVSRRDFMKALGVTGVGLGVASAVGPSFHDLDELAASQKAGHKLPWYVKQKDTPTAEIDWSAMSRYDLRKQYNPGADTEGAEGYPNVAAKWAAEQRASMIDYAKSGKKGAELKDLGIALGSQWGWIHEAHRYYSFFTDSNFPVVLPGGFQTPQEVGIPKHQGSAEENARMIRAAFHYFGAAHVSFQELDDNTLKLIYANDSGGRPYVFEDVEQPYATPEKYVIPKKCKYVISYLVVQNLYSNKVGQSWDSYIGGAAVAKAYSELNFLQGRVMTFVRTLGYTGVGSNPGHVNGFAVLGGQGELGRANIMIHPVYGMVGRVPNMLLTDLPVPNEKPIDFGAFKFCETCMKCADTCPSGSISTEKEPSWDTAGPWNAGGVRTWYANWKTCLPYRNMRYPGLCGNCQGICVFSKLDAASVHEVVKGVVGTTTIFNGFFRNMDDAFGYNNYDTDDWWNREIPFKYDATSGRWW